The following proteins are co-located in the Vicinamibacteria bacterium genome:
- a CDS encoding serine/threonine-protein kinase, which translates to MSEAFVIRCDSCGTDNPARGRVCSSCGQLLVSDALATFSSPEPAPRPAPSPGASASPSRSSPTSGQDGRFAPGTVLAGRYRIVALLGRGGMGEVYRADDLTLGQRVALKFLPLVTSGGEEMLARLRGEVRIARRVSHPNVCRVYDVGEAEGVHFLCMEYVDGEDLASLLRRIGRLPTDKAAEVARGVCAGLAAAHEKGVLHRDLKPANVMLDGQGQVLLTDFGLAALADQVAGTDLRSGTPAYMSPEQLENSEVTARSDIYALGLLLYEIFTGKRAFEARTLAEAARSRREGTPPNPSSLVTDLPATLDRVILRCLERDPANRPPSALAVAQALPGGDPLAAALAAGETPAPQVVAAAGSMTGLSRGAAAAGMGAVIVGLALVWAMSVGGSGLSALGLESSPEVLTQKARETLRRLGYEATPMDTAQGLTFDTDFMRYVESNDKPRPDWRTVLSGRPSPLSFWYRSSPHSMTVLGFMDDTLTPGIVTPDDPAPTLSGMTSVHLDPQGRLTYLQVIPQEKEEAAQPYPAPDWAPLFAAADLDVARLQPAAPVWVSLAASDVRAAWTGAWPGSIRHLRVEAAAWHGKPVFFALTGPWTRASRMQPSEQTSGEKARDILGIAVLLSMLAAAALLARLNYSRGRGDRLGAVRLGSLVFLLGLALWLCRGHFVTGGALFAILIAAVANSLFFAGFTWVMYVALEPYVRRHWPQTIISWSRLLAGRLRDPLAGRDMLFGVLFGLVWALTYHALFRLQGTLGAPPYLGSTDFLLGGRRMLGHGLMHGLYSIRGALTLFFLLFLLRALLRRQWLAAVAFVLLFTSLKVLGSDHPGVEAPVQVMIYSIAVIVVLRFGLVSLAAGLLVADLLLNAPVANSLSTWYAGSTVFLFASILGLAAWGAYTSLAGQPLWKGDLFE; encoded by the coding sequence ATGTCTGAGGCGTTCGTGATTCGTTGTGACAGCTGCGGGACCGACAACCCAGCCCGTGGCCGTGTCTGCTCGTCCTGCGGTCAACTCCTCGTCTCGGACGCCTTGGCGACCTTCAGTTCCCCGGAGCCGGCGCCCCGGCCCGCACCCTCACCGGGCGCATCCGCCTCGCCGTCCCGCTCCTCGCCGACCTCGGGCCAAGACGGGCGATTCGCCCCCGGCACCGTGCTCGCGGGCCGCTACCGGATCGTCGCGCTGCTAGGCCGAGGCGGAATGGGTGAGGTCTACCGCGCCGATGACCTGACCCTCGGCCAGCGGGTCGCCCTCAAGTTCCTTCCGCTGGTGACCAGCGGCGGCGAGGAGATGCTGGCCCGGCTCCGCGGGGAGGTCCGGATCGCCCGCCGCGTCTCACACCCCAACGTCTGCCGGGTCTACGACGTGGGCGAGGCCGAGGGCGTGCACTTCCTCTGCATGGAATACGTTGATGGCGAGGACCTCGCATCGCTGCTGCGGCGCATCGGTCGTCTTCCCACGGACAAGGCCGCGGAGGTGGCCCGTGGGGTGTGCGCCGGGCTGGCCGCCGCTCATGAGAAAGGCGTGCTGCATCGGGACCTCAAGCCGGCCAACGTCATGCTCGACGGCCAGGGGCAGGTCCTCCTGACCGATTTCGGGCTGGCCGCGCTCGCTGATCAAGTGGCCGGGACCGACCTCCGCAGCGGCACCCCCGCCTACATGTCCCCCGAGCAGCTTGAGAACAGCGAGGTGACGGCCCGCAGCGACATCTACGCCCTGGGTCTGCTCCTCTATGAGATCTTCACGGGCAAGCGCGCTTTCGAAGCCCGGACCCTTGCCGAAGCCGCGCGCTCGCGCCGGGAAGGGACGCCCCCGAATCCGTCGTCACTGGTGACGGACCTGCCCGCGACGCTGGACCGGGTGATCCTGCGTTGCCTGGAGCGCGATCCGGCGAACCGGCCACCGTCCGCGCTGGCCGTCGCGCAGGCGCTGCCCGGCGGCGACCCGCTGGCCGCCGCGCTCGCGGCCGGAGAGACGCCCGCACCGCAGGTCGTCGCCGCCGCGGGGTCGATGACGGGGCTGTCGCGGGGCGCTGCGGCTGCGGGCATGGGGGCCGTGATCGTCGGCCTTGCCCTCGTCTGGGCGATGAGCGTGGGGGGGAGCGGGCTCTCGGCGCTCGGCCTGGAGAGCTCGCCCGAGGTCTTGACGCAAAAGGCGCGGGAAACCCTGCGGCGGCTCGGATACGAGGCCACGCCCATGGACACCGCCCAGGGCCTCACGTTCGACACCGACTTCATGCGCTACGTCGAATCGAACGACAAGCCGCGGCCCGACTGGCGCACCGTGCTCTCGGGCCGCCCTTCACCGCTCTCCTTCTGGTATCGCTCCAGCCCCCACAGCATGACCGTCCTCGGGTTTATGGATGACACGCTGACTCCCGGCATCGTGACCCCGGACGATCCGGCCCCGACGCTGTCGGGAATGACTAGCGTGCACCTGGATCCGCAGGGGCGCCTGACATATCTGCAGGTCATACCGCAGGAAAAGGAGGAGGCCGCCCAGCCATACCCGGCGCCCGATTGGGCGCCTCTCTTCGCCGCGGCTGATCTGGACGTGGCCCGGCTCCAGCCGGCGGCTCCCGTCTGGGTCTCTTTGGCGGCGTCCGATGTGCGGGCGGCCTGGACGGGGGCCTGGCCCGGCAGCATTCGCCACTTGCGAGTGGAGGCGGCGGCCTGGCACGGGAAGCCGGTCTTCTTCGCCTTGACTGGCCCCTGGACCAGGGCCAGCCGCATGCAGCCGTCCGAACAGACATCGGGGGAGAAAGCTCGAGATATCTTGGGGATCGCAGTGCTCTTGTCGATGCTCGCCGCCGCCGCTCTCCTGGCGCGCCTGAACTACAGCCGAGGCCGGGGAGACCGCCTGGGGGCCGTGCGCCTCGGGAGCCTGGTCTTCCTCCTCGGACTGGCGCTCTGGCTGTGCCGTGGGCACTTCGTGACGGGCGGCGCCCTCTTTGCCATACTCATCGCCGCCGTCGCCAACTCGCTCTTCTTTGCCGGCTTCACCTGGGTCATGTACGTCGCCCTCGAGCCCTACGTTCGCAGGCATTGGCCGCAGACGATCATCTCCTGGAGCCGGCTCCTGGCGGGCAGGCTCCGGGATCCCCTGGCGGGCCGCGACATGCTGTTCGGGGTGCTCTTCGGCCTCGTGTGGGCCCTCACTTATCACGCCCTCTTTCGGCTTCAGGGGACCCTCGGTGCCCCCCCTTATCTGGGGTCCACCGACTTCCTGCTCGGCGGTCGGAGAATGCTCGGGCACGGACTGATGCATGGCCTGTACTCCATCCGCGGCGCCCTGACCCTTTTCTTCCTGCTGTTCCTGCTGCGCGCCCTCTTGCGGAGGCAGTGGCTGGCGGCAGTGGCGTTCGTCCTGCTCTTCACCTCGCTCAAGGTACTCGGGTCCGACCACCCGGGCGTGGAGGCGCCGGTGCAGGTGATGATCTACTCAATTGCCGTCATCGTGGTGCTGCGTTTCGGGCTCGTGTCGCTGGCGGCGGGCCTCCTCGTTGCCGACCTCCTGCTCAATGCCCCTGTCGCCAATAGCCTCTCGACCTGGTATGCGGGCAGCACCGTCTTCCTGTTTGCGAGCATCCTGGGTCTGGCGGCGTGGGGAGCCTACACGTCGCTTGCCGGCCAGCCCCTGTGGAAGGGGGACCTGTTCGAGTAG
- a CDS encoding S1/P1 Nuclease → MKMHVRASVWCLVASACLSRLVPSASAWNGLGHRLISRAAALRLPNEVPEFVRSAEAISQIERLAPEPDRLKGTKSSADADENPGHFVDVADDGMIAGVLTLQTLPSSREAFDTALRAAGTDEYRIGFLPYSLIDGWYRLRRDFALWRVDLAGERKAASPEDRAWFTADRILRESITIRDIGVWSHYVGDASQPLHTSVHYNGWGPLPNPKGYSPSKTIHERFEGAFVNRHVTLDVVLSEMAPYEACNCPAESSITTTLLSSHALVIPLYELEKAAAFEQGSPEAKRFVISRLAAGASALRNLVVDAWRASATDSVGYPAISVADVESEKLVPTRAMLEP, encoded by the coding sequence GTGAAGATGCACGTGCGGGCGTCGGTTTGGTGCCTGGTCGCATCGGCCTGTCTGAGCCGCCTCGTTCCGTCGGCGAGCGCCTGGAACGGCCTCGGTCACCGCTTGATCAGCCGGGCCGCTGCGCTACGCCTGCCCAACGAGGTGCCGGAGTTCGTGCGCTCGGCGGAAGCGATCTCCCAGATCGAACGCCTGGCCCCCGAGCCGGACCGGCTCAAGGGAACCAAGTCGAGCGCAGACGCGGACGAGAATCCGGGGCATTTTGTGGACGTCGCGGACGACGGGATGATCGCGGGCGTGCTCACGCTTCAGACCCTGCCCTCGAGCCGAGAGGCCTTCGACACCGCGCTGCGTGCCGCGGGAACCGACGAGTACAGGATCGGCTTCCTGCCCTACTCACTCATCGACGGCTGGTACCGACTCCGCCGCGATTTCGCGCTCTGGCGCGTCGATCTGGCCGGGGAGAGGAAAGCCGCCTCCCCCGAGGACCGCGCCTGGTTCACCGCGGACCGGATCCTGCGCGAATCAATCACCATTCGAGACATCGGCGTGTGGTCGCACTACGTCGGAGACGCCAGTCAGCCGCTTCACACGTCGGTGCACTACAACGGCTGGGGTCCCTTGCCGAACCCCAAGGGCTACAGCCCGTCGAAGACCATTCACGAGCGGTTCGAAGGGGCCTTCGTCAACCGCCACGTGACTCTGGACGTCGTGCTCTCGGAGATGGCTCCTTATGAGGCGTGCAACTGCCCCGCGGAAAGCAGCATTACGACGACTCTGCTGTCCTCGCACGCGCTCGTGATTCCGCTCTACGAGCTCGAGAAAGCGGCTGCCTTCGAGCAGGGCTCGCCGGAGGCGAAGCGCTTCGTGATCTCGCGGCTCGCCGCCGGCGCTTCTGCCCTCCGGAATCTCGTCGTTGACGCCTGGCGCGCGAGCGCCACCGACAGCGTCGGCTATCCCGCGATCAGTGTCGCCGATGTGGAGTCGGAGAAGCTGGTTCCCACGCGAGCCATGCTCGAGCCTTAG
- a CDS encoding ZIP family metal transporter encodes MATLALCSTLLGGFLALKARSRLPLVLGFTAGILLGVVAFDILPETVELTQRQSLSFGIPMVALVIGFLAFHALEKLVLIHHAQEEAYAGHRHPAVGFLSALALTGHSFLDGVGIGFAFQVSSHTGAIVALAVVAHDFADGMNTVSLMLINRNPPRQAVVMLAFDAVAPIAGAASTLFLRLPPSALAIYLGLFGGVLLYIGAADILPEAHSERSSPLTIALTCAGTVFVYWAAQILR; translated from the coding sequence ATGGCAACCCTGGCCCTCTGCTCCACCCTCTTGGGTGGGTTCCTTGCTCTCAAGGCCAGGTCCCGGCTGCCTCTCGTGCTCGGGTTCACCGCCGGCATCCTCCTGGGCGTGGTGGCATTCGACATCCTGCCCGAGACCGTCGAGCTGACTCAGCGGCAGTCCCTGAGCTTCGGCATACCGATGGTGGCGCTCGTCATCGGGTTTCTTGCCTTCCATGCCCTGGAGAAGCTCGTCCTCATTCACCACGCCCAAGAGGAGGCCTATGCCGGTCACCGGCATCCCGCGGTGGGCTTTCTCTCGGCCCTCGCGCTTACCGGGCACAGCTTCCTGGACGGCGTTGGGATCGGGTTTGCCTTTCAAGTGTCGAGCCACACGGGGGCCATCGTCGCGTTGGCCGTCGTAGCCCATGACTTCGCAGACGGAATGAACACCGTGAGCTTGATGCTCATCAATCGGAATCCGCCGCGGCAGGCCGTGGTGATGCTCGCGTTCGATGCGGTCGCCCCTATCGCTGGCGCCGCCTCTACGCTTTTCCTGCGGCTGCCTCCCTCTGCGCTCGCGATATACTTGGGGCTCTTCGGCGGAGTCCTGCTCTACATCGGCGCCGCCGATATCCTGCCCGAGGCACACTCCGAGCGCAGCTCTCCACTCACGATTGCGCTGACGTGCGCGGGCACGGTGTTCGTCTATTGGGCAGCTCAGATTCTGCGCTGA
- a CDS encoding metalloregulator ArsR/SmtB family transcription factor gives MDIKGAVGALGALAQESRLEVFRLLVQRGPTGLAAGEINQRVGIPATTLSFHLSQLSHAGLVTSRREGRSIIYAADYPSMLDLMEFLMKNCCQDETVAREAVPTPVTLQVKR, from the coding sequence ATGGATATCAAGGGCGCGGTGGGGGCGCTGGGCGCTCTCGCCCAAGAGTCTCGGCTGGAAGTGTTTCGGCTGCTCGTTCAACGAGGGCCGACGGGGCTGGCGGCAGGAGAAATCAACCAGCGCGTCGGAATCCCCGCTACGACCCTCTCCTTCCACTTGTCCCAGCTCAGCCACGCCGGCCTCGTGACGTCGCGGCGGGAGGGGCGCTCGATCATCTACGCCGCGGACTACCCCAGCATGCTGGATCTCATGGAATTCCTGATGAAGAACTGTTGCCAAGACGAAACGGTTGCGCGGGAGGCAGTCCCGACGCCGGTGACCCTGCAGGTGAAGCGCTGA
- the arsM gene encoding arsenite methyltransferase — MAKGADKSCCGPTCCAEESRVVAAPTVKVTDQLVNQVRERYQQIAEGSLSGCCGPQAAGCASPESAVAMGIGYSAGELAELPPEANLGLGCGAPLGFLALEAGETVLDLGSGAGLDAFLAARQVTPKGHVIGVDMTPAMLERARAGAAKLGATHVEFREGRLEALPVGDASVDAVTSNCVINLVPDKAAVFKEVARVLRPGGRIAVSDILLDGRLPEAVQKDLLAYVGCVSGAMQRQEYFALVAAAGLERVEVLRDVDYLAMLLQSAPDEVRRLEALTGVKHEEVLGRVRSVTFRAFKPTA; from the coding sequence ATGGCTAAAGGCGCGGACAAGAGCTGTTGCGGCCCCACGTGCTGCGCCGAGGAATCCCGGGTCGTCGCGGCGCCGACGGTAAAGGTGACGGACCAGCTCGTGAACCAGGTCCGTGAGCGCTACCAGCAGATTGCGGAAGGCTCGCTGAGCGGCTGCTGCGGACCTCAAGCGGCGGGCTGTGCATCCCCGGAATCTGCGGTCGCCATGGGCATCGGCTACTCGGCCGGCGAGCTGGCGGAGCTTCCGCCGGAAGCGAACCTCGGGCTCGGCTGCGGTGCGCCACTCGGCTTCCTGGCCCTCGAGGCAGGGGAAACGGTCTTGGACCTTGGCTCGGGGGCTGGGCTCGATGCTTTCCTCGCCGCCCGCCAGGTCACGCCCAAGGGCCATGTGATCGGCGTCGACATGACGCCGGCGATGCTGGAGCGCGCGCGGGCCGGGGCGGCTAAGCTGGGAGCGACCCACGTGGAGTTTCGGGAGGGGCGGCTGGAGGCCCTGCCCGTGGGGGACGCATCGGTCGACGCCGTCACCAGCAACTGCGTCATCAACCTCGTCCCGGACAAAGCCGCCGTCTTCAAGGAAGTGGCTCGGGTCCTGCGGCCTGGCGGCCGGATCGCAGTGTCGGACATCCTGCTTGACGGCCGCCTTCCGGAAGCGGTGCAGAAAGATCTGCTCGCGTATGTGGGATGCGTCTCGGGAGCAATGCAGCGGCAGGAGTACTTCGCTCTCGTCGCGGCGGCTGGCCTTGAGAGAGTCGAAGTCCTGCGCGACGTCGATTATCTTGCCATGCTCCTGCAATCGGCACCTGACGAGGTACGGAGACTCGAGGCACTGACGGGCGTGAAGCACGAGGAAGTCCTGGGAAGGGTCCGGTCGGTCACTTTTCGAGCCTTCAAGCCGACGGCCTGA